A genome region from Erigeron canadensis isolate Cc75 chromosome 3, C_canadensis_v1, whole genome shotgun sequence includes the following:
- the LOC122594521 gene encoding vacuolar iron transporter homolog 4-like, producing MANQNNFCVSIPEDQSNSKECQLSEENFDYTHRGQWLRAAALGANDGLVSVASLMMGVGAVKEDAKTMVISGFAGLVAGACSMAIGEFVSVYTQLDVELAQKKRQNSTVEDEEEKDKEQLPNPMQAAIASALAFTIGAIVPLLAASFIRDHKVRLGVVVAAVSLALVVFGWIGSILGGTPVVKSCFRVLFGGLMAMAITFGLTKLIGTSGL from the coding sequence ATGGCAAACCAAAATAACTTTTGTGTTTCAATCCCTGAAGATCAATCTAATTCAAAAGAATGCCAATTGTCTGAAGAGAATTTTGATTATACGCACAGGGGACAATGGCTTCGTGCAGCTGCATTAGGAGCTAATGATGGTTTGGTTTCTGTTGCATCTCTAATGATGGGTGTTGGAGCTGTGAAGGAAGACGCCAAGACCATGGTTATATCTGGTTTTGCTGGTCTAGTTGCGGGCGCATGTAGCATGGCAATAGGAGAATTTGTTTCGGTATACACTCAGCTAGATGTAGAATTGGCTCAAAAGAAGAGACAAAATAGCACGGTAGAAgacgaagaagaaaaagataaagaacagTTGCCAAATCCTATGCAAGCTGCTATAGCTTCAGCTCTTGCATTTACTATAGGAGCGATTGTTCCTTTACTTGCCGCGTCCTTCATAAGGGACCATAAGGTAAGGTTGGGTGTCGTGGTAGCGGCGGTTAGTTTGGCCCTAGTCGTCTTCGGATGGATTGGATCTATTCTTGGAGGAACTCCTGTGGTGAAGtcttgttttagggttttgtttggaGGGTTGATGGCTATGGCCATCACATTTGGATTGACTAAGTTGATTGGCACTAGTGGCCTTTAA
- the LOC122594581 gene encoding peroxidase 43-like, with amino-acid sequence MMIKTRLLLLLVVMVMMIVLFDEFTEAQVLQVGFYNKVCPNAEAVVANIVRDAAKSDSRLPAILLRLHFHDCFVEGCDGSILVDNVAAPEKGAFGHQGVQGFDIIENAKAKLESMCPGIVSCADIVAMAARDAVAISHGPVYQIETGRKDGLVSDIKLADRMPDVKESIQSLKQRFIEKGLNERDLVLLSAAHTIGTTACFFMEDRLYNFASSGRPDPSINPGFLPELTSACPKNGDVNVRLPMDRGSGETFDKQILQNVRSGFAVLQSDAQLMADPTTRGIVNSYFGAFGPSFEADFVNSMVRMGRIGIKTSSNGNIRRVCKALN; translated from the exons ATGATGATCAAAACGAGACTACTATTATTATTGGTGGTGATGGTTATGATGATAGTACTATTTGATGAGTTCACAGAAGCACAAGTACTCCAAGTCGGGTTTTACAATAAAGTGTGTCCCAATGCCGAAGCGGTCGTTGCTAATATCGTAAGAGATGCAGCCAAGTCCGATTCTCGGCTTCCTGCTATCTTGCTGAGGCTTCACTTCCATGACTGCTTTGTTGAG ggGTGTGATGGATCGATATTGGTAGATAATGTGGCAGCACCGGAAAAAGGTGCATTTGGGCATCAAGGAGTACAAGGTTTTGACATAATAGAGAATGCAAAAGCAAAGTTGGAAAGTATGTGTCCTGGCATTGTTTCTTGTGCTGATATTGTTGCCATGGCTGCAAGAGATGCTGTTGCTATT AGTCATGGACCAGTTTACCAGATTGAAACAGGAAGGAAGGATGGTTTGGTGTCAGATATAAAGTTGGCTGATAGAATGCCTGATGTCAAAGAGTCAATTCAGAGTTTGAAGCAAAGGTTTATTGAAAAAGGTCTTAATGAGAGAGACCTTGTGCTTCTAAGTG CTGCACACACAATTGGTACAACCGCATGTTTCTTCATGGAGGATCGGCTCTACAACTTTGCGTCTAGTGGACGTCCTGATCCAAGTATTAACCCCGGTTTCCTACCCGAACTGACATCAGCATGCCCTAAAAACGGGGATGTTAATGTCCGGTTACCAATGGATCGTGGAAGTGGAGAGACTTTCGACAAGCAAATACTACAAAACGTTAGGAGCGGCTTTGCAGTGCTACAATCGGATGCACAACTAATGGCTGACCCGACGACAAGAGGAATCGTGAATTCGTATTTTGGAGCATTTGGTCCATCGTTTGAGGCGGATTTTGTTAATTCCATGGTTCGAATGGGTAGAATCGGTATCAAGACAAGTTCGAATGGAAACATTAGACGTGTATGTAAAGCGCTTAATTAA
- the LOC122591310 gene encoding loricrin-like: protein MVYNNPQMDLSNGLALVSCNAELNKSYHGGSSNTTLSLDCFSYGGNREKSRDQNITNAAPDDGCRLVLGLGPTPTVYSNDYFSTSKKPVSESNKGLSCEGDSVLKLGLSDHCVMSMSDLDTNTFSFTHKGNNNRFEIPIDEGSTSAKKSGGYMPSLLLAPRMQMHNLLEPSENSSHVPQLSSELSAMSDYSMGTMSDHQTSNSKKCKFEGCTKGARGATGLCIGHGGGQRCQKPGCNKGAESRTAYCKAHGGGRRCQHLGCTKSAEGRTEYCIAHGGGRRCGHSSGCSKAARGKSGLCIKHGGGKRCKVEGCTRSAEGQVGLCISHGGGRRCQFQGCNKGAQGSTMYCKAHGGGKRCIFAGCTKGAEGSTPLCKAHGGGKRCLYDGGGICPKSVHGGTNFCVAHGGGKRCSVPGCTKSARGRTDCCVKHGGGKRCKSENCTKSAQGSTDFCKAHGGGKRCNWGGEGNCEKFARGKNGLCAAHASMVQDRESNASKKGSFGKGIGPGLFHGLVPAPASTIATSFDNTYSSSGVSIVSDSIDSLERPAKRQQLIPPQVLVPPSMKSAFSSYTTQMSSEKIRDGHDNGSSKKSLEFTVPEGRVHGGGLLSLLGGNLKNATVDGV, encoded by the coding sequence ATGGTATACAATAACCCACAAATGGATCTCAGTAATGGTCTTGCACTTGTTTCTTGTAACGCTGAACTGAATAAAAGTTACCACGGTGGTAGTAGTAATACCACGTTAAGCTTGGATTGCTTTAGTTATGGAGGAAACCGAGAAAAATCTAGAGATCAAAATATTACGAATGCAGCACCAGATGATGGCTGCAGACTGGTCCTCGGGTTGGGACCTACACCAACTGTATATTCTAATGATTATTTTTCCACAAGCAAAAAACCCGTCTCTGAATCTAACAAGGGGTTGTCTTGTGAGGGTGATTCTGTTCTTAAACTTGGCCTATCTGATCATTGTGTCATGTCAATGAGCGATCTGGATACGAATACATTTAGTTTTACTCACAAGGGTAATAATAACAGGTTTGAGATACCTATTGACGAAGGGTCAACGTCAGCAAAGAAATCAGGTGGCTATATGCCGTCTCTTCTTCTGGCTCCTAGGATGCAAATGCATAACCTTTTGGAGCCTAGTGAAAACTCGTCTCATGTCCCGCAGTTAAGCTCTGAACTATCGGCTATGTCAGATTACTCTATGGGGACAATGTCTGACCACCAAACAAGCAATTCTAAGAAATGTAAGTTTGAGGGGTGCACAAAAGGGGCTAGAGGAGCTACAGGTCTTTGTATTGGTCATGGTGGAGGGCAGAGATGTCAGAAACCAGGGTGTAACAAAGGTGCTGAAAGTAGAACCGCGTATTGTAAGGCTCATGGTGGTGGAAGGCGGTGTCAGCATCTCGGCTGCACTAAAAGTGCAGAAGGTAGGACAGAGTATTGTATAGCACATGGTGGTGGGAGACGGTGTGGCCATTCTTCTGGATGTAGTAAAGCAGCTAGGGGCAAATCGGGCCTCTGCATTAAACACGGTGGGGGAAAGAGGTGTAAAGTGGAGGGCTGCACTCGTAGTGCTGAAGGACAGGTTGGTTTGTGCATATCTCATGGTGGAGGTCGGCGATGCCAGTTCCAAGGGTGCAACAAGGGAGCTCAAGGAAGCACTATGTATTGTAAGGCTCATGGTGGTGGAAAACGTTGTATTTTTGCTGGCTGTACCAAAGGTGCTGAAGGTAGCACGCCGCTTTGTAAAGCCCATGGTGGAGGCAAACGATGCCTTTATGACGGTGGTGGTATATGTCCTAAAAGTGTGCACGGCGGAACCAACTTTTGTGTTGCTCACGGTGGTGGGAAAAGGTGTTCTGTTCCTGGTTGCACCAAAAGTGCCCGTGGCAGAACCGATTGCTGCGTGAAGCACGGCGGCGGAAAGCGGTGCAAATCCGAGAACTGTACAAAGTCAGCCCAAGGTAGTACCGACTTCTGTAAGGCTCATGGTGGTGGGAAGCGATGCAATTGGGGCGGAGAAGGTAATTGTGAGAAATTCGCTAGGGGAAAGAATGGATTATGTGCGGCGCATGCTAGCATGGTTCAAGATAGAGAATCTAATGCAAGCAAAAAGGGCAGTTTCGGAAAGGGAATTGGACCAGGGCTCTTCCATGGACTTGTCCCGGCTCCAGCATCAACCATTGCAACCAGCTTTGATAATACTTACTCTTCATCAGGAGTCAGTATTGTTTCAGATTCCATCGATTCCCTAGAAAGGCCGGCCAAAAGACAACAACTAATTCCTCCTCAGGTTTTAGTCCCCCCATCAATGAAATCTGCCTTTTCATCATATACAACGCAAATGAGCTCAGAAAAGATCAGAGACGGGCATGACAATGGCAGCAGTAAGAAAAGCTTGGAGTTCACGGTTCCAGAAGGGCGTGTTCATGGCGGCGGTCTGCTATCCTTGCTAGGAGGAAACCTGAAGAATGCCACCGTTGATGGGGTGTAA
- the LOC122591755 gene encoding 15-cis-phytoene desaturase, chloroplastic/chromoplastic, whose amino-acid sequence MTITTPSFISSTFTPHHILNHHHRRYHLRSPPKITSQISLTTPPTQTSSQPNPTKTGVIVIGAGLSGLAAATHLHSNNTPFLLIESSDAVGGRVRTDILDGFLLDRGFQIFITGYPEAKKILNYETLDLQKFYSGAKVYYNGTFHTVADPLRHLADALQSLTNPIGTIVDKSLIAVTRLRVLTQSDEQIFSGDETSTLSLLKQIGFSDSIVDRFFRPFFGGIFFDRELETTSRLFNFIFKCLALGDNTLPAKGISAIPEQLAAKLPKNSVILNTRVASIEKSGSNYDIRLSNGEVLRAEYGVIIAVEEPEAVKLLAGELNDFKQPARPARSTVCLYFSAQRSEVPVTDPVLFINGSGRGIVNNMFFATNVAPSYGPPGKVLVSVSLIGLYEDESDEELRVKVIEELSSWFGPEVARSWKYLRTYRVKFAQPNQCPPTDLMKNPKVGVGLYVCGDHRTSATFDGALVSGRKAAEALLKDRALVKAS is encoded by the coding sequence ATGACCATAACCACTCCCTCATTTATCTCCTCCACATTCACTCCCCACCACATCTTGAATCACCATCACCGCCGTTACCACCTCCGATCACCACCCAAAATAACCTCCCAAATATCCCTAACTACCCCACCAACGCAAACATCATCCCAACCAAACCCGACTAAAACCGGAGTCATCGTAATTGGCGCAGGTCTATCCGGCTTAGCTGCAGCCACCCATCTCCATTCCAATAACACCCCTTTTCTCCTTATCGAATCCTCTGACGCCGTAGGTGGCCGTGTCCGCACCGACATCCTCGACGGCTTCCTCCTCGACCGTGGCTTCCAAATATTCATCACCGGATACCCAGAAGCCAAAAAGATCCTAAATTACGAAACTTTAGACCTCCAAAAATTTTACTCAGGTGCTAAAGTTTATTACAATGGAACCTTCCATACTGTAGCAGACCCTTTACGCCACCTGGCTGATGCTCTTCAATCTTTAACAAACCCCATTGGAACTATTGTTGATAAATCTTTAATTGCTGTTACTAGACTGAGGGTTTTGACTCAATCTGATGAACAAATATTTTCTGGTGATGAGACTTCTACTCTTAGTTTGCTTAAACAAATTGGGTTTTCAGATTCAATTGTGGATAGGTTTTTTCGTCCGTTTTTCGGTGGGATTTTCTTCGATAGAGAACTTGAAACGACATCCAGGCTTTTCAATTTCATCTTCAAGTGCTTAGCTTTAGGGGATAATACCCTGCCCGCGAAAGGAATTTCTGCAATACCTGAACAGTTGGCAGCCAAACTGCCTAAGAATTCGGTTATTTTAAATACAAGGGTTGCATCTATTGAGAAATCGGGTTCAAATTATGATATAAGATTGAGCAATGGTGAGGTTTTGAGAGCCGAATATGGAGTGATAATTGCGGTTGAGGAGCCAGAAGCTGTTAAGCTTTTGGCAGGAGAATTAAACGATTTTAAACAGCCGGCCCGACCAGCTCGGAGCACGGTTTGTTTGTATTTCTCTGCACAGAGAAGTGAAGTTCCAGTGACTGACCCGGTTTTGTTTATAAACGGGTCAGGTCGTGGTATTGtgaataatatgttttttgCCACGAATGTAGCTCCTTCGTATGGCCCGCCTGGGAAAGTATTGGTGTCAGTTTCCCTTATTGGGTTGTACGAGGACGAGTCTGATGAGGAATTACGGGTTAAAGTGATTGAGGAGCTTAGTAGTTGGTTTGGCCCGGAAGTGGCTAGGTCGTGGAAGTACCTTAGGACTTATCGGGTTAAGTTTGCACAACCAAACCAATGCCCGCCTACGGATTTAATGAAGAACCCAAAAGTTGGTGTCGGGTTGTATGTGTGTGGAGATCATCGAACTAGTGCAACGTTTGATGGGGCTTTGGTTTCGGGTAGGAAGGCTGCCGAGGCTTTACTAAAAGACCGAGCTTTGGTTAAGGCTTCATAA